One Euphorbia lathyris chromosome 1, ddEupLath1.1, whole genome shotgun sequence DNA segment encodes these proteins:
- the LOC136203756 gene encoding oxygen-evolving enhancer protein 2, chloroplastic-like yields MASSTSCFLHPNALTTPNRLSSSSHRTTATKSGHFICRATAKQEDDTALLSRRFALTVLIGTAAVGSKVSPADAAYGEAANVFGKPKSTEFVSYNGDGFKLLVPAKWNPSKEVEFPGQVLRFEDNFDTTSNLSVMVTPTDKKSVTDYGSPEEFLSKVDFLLGKSAYFGKTDSEGGFDSGAVATANILETATPVIDGKQYYFVSVLTRTADGDEGGKHQIITAAVKDGKLYICKAQAGDKRWFKGAKKFVENAATSFSLA; encoded by the exons ATGGCATCTTCAACCTCCTGCTTCTTGCACCCAAATGCACTTACAACTCCTAACAGATTATCTTCTTCGTCACACCGAACCACCGCCACCAAATCTGGCCACTTCATCTGCCGTGCCACCGCCAAGCAGGAGGACGACACTGCTCTTCTCTCTCGCCGATTCGCTCTCACTGTTCTTATTGGCACTGCTGCCGTTGGTTCTAAGGTTTCACCTGCTGATGCTGCCTACGGTGAAGCTG CAAATGTATTTGGGAAGCCAAAAAGCACAGAATTCGTGTCGTACAATGGAGATGGATTCAAATTGTTAGTACCAGCTAAATGGAACCCAAGCAAGGAGGTTGAGTTTCCTGGTCAAGTTCTTAGATTTGAAGACAATTTCGATACTACCAGCAATCTTTCTGTTATGGTCACTCCAACTGATAAGAAATCTGTCACCGACTATGGCTCCCCTGAGGAATTCCTTTCTAAG GTGGATTTCTTGCTAGGGAAATCGGCGTATTTTGGGAAAACCGATTCAGAG GGAGGATTTGATTCAGGAGCGGTGGCAACAGCAAACATATTGGAAACAGCGACACCTGTGATTGACGGAAAACAATACTATTTTGTGTCGGTGTTAACAAGAACAGCTGACGGAGATGAAGGAGGGAAACACCAGATAATTACAGCAGCTGTGAAAGATGGAAAACTTTACATATGCAAAGCACAAGCTGGAGATAAGAGGTGGTTCAAAGGTGCTAAAAAGTTTGTTGAGAATGCAGCTACTTCCTTCAGTCTTGCTTAA